A stretch of the Elephas maximus indicus isolate mEleMax1 chromosome 3, mEleMax1 primary haplotype, whole genome shotgun sequence genome encodes the following:
- the TMEM61 gene encoding transmembrane protein 61 isoform X2: MAAPEMCDGGRMASTLRYCMMVSGTMVLVAGTLCFAWWSEGDEGAHPGQLASPTGHPAPEAPSPLLRSVSFFCCGAGGLLLFLGLLWSIKSSIRGPPQWNPYHLSRDLYYLTVETLEKESCRTPKVVAVPTYEEAVYCPLATAEEPPTPPAYTTEEDMKYSASGDAPPGTQPPWPPPSYESIVLAGDAISRQTTPGAASSP, encoded by the exons ATGGCTGCACCGGAG ATGTGTGACGGGGGCCGCATGGCCTCCACCCTGCGCTATTGCATGATGGTCAGTGGCACCATGGTTCTGGTGGCTGGGACGCTCTGCTTCGCTTGGTGGAGTGAAGGGGACGAAGGGGCCCACCCAGGCCAGCTGGCCTCACCCACTGGGCACCCTGCACCTGAGGCCCCCAGCCCCCTGCTCAGGTCGGTCAGCTTCTTCTGCTGTGGTGCGGGTGGCCTGCTGCTGTTCCTTGGCCTGCTGTGGTCCATCAAGAGCAGCATCCGGGGGCCACCCCAGTGGAACCCATATCACCTCTCCAGAGACCTGTACTACCTTACTGTGGAGACCTTGGAGAAGGAGAGCTGCAG GACACCAAAGGTGGTTGCCGTCCCCACTTACGAGGAGGCTGTGTACTGCCCACTGGCCACAGCTGAGGAGCCCCCAACACCACCTGCATACACCACAGAGGAAGACATGAAGTACAGTGCCTCAGGGGATGCCCCACCTGGTACGCagcctccctggcctccacccagcTACGAGAGCATTGTCCTTGCCGGGGATGCCATCTCTCGACAGACAACACCTGGGGCTGCATCCTCCCCCTGA
- the TMEM61 gene encoding transmembrane protein 61 isoform X1 produces MPIPKKADPTECGNYRTISLISHVSKVLLKIIQKRLQQYIDRELPEIQAGFRRGRGSRDIIADVRWILAESREYQKDVYLCFIDYAKAFDCVDHNKLWITLQRMGIPEHLIVLMRNLYTDQEAVVQTEQRDTDWFKVRKGVHQACILSPYLFNLYAEQIIREAGLYEEERGIRIGGRLINNLRYADDTTLLAESEEDLKHLLMKIRDHSLQYGLHLNIKKTKVLPTGPMSNIMINGEKIEVVKDFILLGSTINSHGSSSQEIKRGIALGKSAAKNLFEVLKGKDVTLKTKVRLTQAMVFSITSYAYESWTMNKEDRRRVGAFELWCWRRILNIPWTAERTNKSVLEEVQP; encoded by the coding sequence atgcctattcccaagaaagctgatccaaccgaatgtggaaattatagaacaatatcattaatatcccacgtaagcaaagttttgctgaagatcattcaaaaacggctgcagcagtatatcgacagggaactgccagaaattcaggctggattcagaagaggacgtggaagcagggatattattgctgatgtcagatggatcctggctgaaagcagagaataccagaaggatgtttacctgtgttttattgattatgcaaaggcatttgactgtgtggatcataacaaactatggataacactgcaaagaatgggaattccagaacacttaattgtgctcatgaggaacctttacacagatcaagaggcagttgttcagacagaacaaagggatactgattggtttaaagtcaggaaaggtgtgcatcaggcttgtattctttcaccatacctatttaatctgtatgctgaacaaataatacgagaagctggactatatgaagaagaacggggcatcaggattggaggaagactcattaacaacctgcgttatgcagatgacacaaccttgcttgctgaaagtgaagaggacttgaagcatttactaatgaagatcagagaccacagccttcagtatggactgcacctcaacataaagaaaacaaaagtcctcccaactggaccaatgagcaacatcatgataaatggagaaaagattgaagttgtcaaggatttcattttacttggatccacaatcaacagccatggaagcagcagtcaagaaatcaaaagaggcattgcattgggcaaatctgctgcaaagaaccttttcgaagtgttgaagggcaaagatgtcaccctgaagactaaggtgcgcctgacccaagccatggtattttcaatcacatcatatgcatatgaaagctggacaatgaataaggaagaccgaagaagagttggcgcttttgaattgtggtgttggcgaagaatattgaatataccgtggactgccgaaagaacgaacaaatctgtcttggaagaagtgcagccataa
- the TMEM61 gene encoding transmembrane protein 61 isoform X3: protein MCDGGRMASTLRYCMMVSGTMVLVAGTLCFAWWSEGDEGAHPGQLASPTGHPAPEAPSPLLRSVSFFCCGAGGLLLFLGLLWSIKSSIRGPPQWNPYHLSRDLYYLTVETLEKESCRTPKVVAVPTYEEAVYCPLATAEEPPTPPAYTTEEDMKYSASGDAPPGTQPPWPPPSYESIVLAGDAISRQTTPGAASSP, encoded by the exons ATGTGTGACGGGGGCCGCATGGCCTCCACCCTGCGCTATTGCATGATGGTCAGTGGCACCATGGTTCTGGTGGCTGGGACGCTCTGCTTCGCTTGGTGGAGTGAAGGGGACGAAGGGGCCCACCCAGGCCAGCTGGCCTCACCCACTGGGCACCCTGCACCTGAGGCCCCCAGCCCCCTGCTCAGGTCGGTCAGCTTCTTCTGCTGTGGTGCGGGTGGCCTGCTGCTGTTCCTTGGCCTGCTGTGGTCCATCAAGAGCAGCATCCGGGGGCCACCCCAGTGGAACCCATATCACCTCTCCAGAGACCTGTACTACCTTACTGTGGAGACCTTGGAGAAGGAGAGCTGCAG GACACCAAAGGTGGTTGCCGTCCCCACTTACGAGGAGGCTGTGTACTGCCCACTGGCCACAGCTGAGGAGCCCCCAACACCACCTGCATACACCACAGAGGAAGACATGAAGTACAGTGCCTCAGGGGATGCCCCACCTGGTACGCagcctccctggcctccacccagcTACGAGAGCATTGTCCTTGCCGGGGATGCCATCTCTCGACAGACAACACCTGGGGCTGCATCCTCCCCCTGA
- the BSND gene encoding barttin isoform X1 yields the protein MVPVDLGGAGLGRKRRSVQCRCTAWDRGAAMAEEKTFRIGFIVLGLFLLALGTFLMSHDRPQVYGTFYAMGGAMVIGGVLWSMCQCYPKIAFVPADSEFQGTLSPKALGLLENKLGTEMKSPQPPYVRLWEDAAYDQSLPNFSHIQMKVMGYREDPRPLLAPEPGQLQLGASDGGGGSPVNSQAWVESAVVVHRSSDEDKGERIPAESSPPACPPGPAPLASFQEDLDVGSSKGSSPSPTPPNGEEPRLPPPDPWACRCQLDRFHDFALIDSATSGDVLPEGPQQEMVLHRYWQRYPRMKEEVASDTGVEDPQKEDDNLYYGLPDGPEDPLPDKELGFEPDSQS from the exons ATGGTGCCTGTTGACTTGGGAGGAGCAGGTCTGGGGAGAAAGCGGAGGAGTGTGCAATGCAGG TGCACTGCCTGGGACCGTGGAGCAGCCATGGCTGAGGAGAAGACTTTCCGCATCGGCTTCATTGTGCTGGGGCTCTTCCTGCTGGCCCTTGGGACATTTCTCATGAGCCACGACCGGCCCCAGGTCTACGGCACATTCTATGCTATGGGCGGCGCCATGGTGATCGGGGGCGTCCTCTGGAGCATGTGCCAGTGCTACCCTAAG ATTGCCTTTGTACCCGCTGACTCTGAATTCCAAGGCACCCTGTCCCCGAAGGCACTGGGGCTGCTGGAAAACAAGCTCGGCACCGAGATGAAGAG cccccagcccccataCGTCAGGCTGTGGGAGGACGCTGCCTATGATCAGAGCCTGCCCAACTTCAGCCACATCCAGATGAAGGTCATGGGCTACAGGGAGGACCCTCGCCCCCTCCTGGCCCCTGAGCCAGGGCAGCTGCAGCTGGGAGCCAGCGATGGAGGAGGAGGCAGCCCTGTCAACTCTCAGGCCTGGGTGGAGTCCGCTGTGGTTGTCCACCGGAGCTCGGACGAGGACAAGGGAGAGAGAATCCCAGCTGAAAGCAG CCCCCCGGCCTGTCCCCCGGGCCCTGCACCCTTGGCCTCCTTCCAAGAAGACCTGGACGTGGGCTCCAGCAAGGGCAGTAGCCCCAGCCCAACTCCACCCAACGGGGAGGAGCCTCGCCTGCCACCACCAGATCCCTGGGCCTGCAGGTGCCAGCTGGAccgcttccatgactttgccctgATTGACTCAGCCACATCAGGGGACGTGCTGCCAGAGGGGCCACAGCAGGAGATGGTCCTGCACAGGTACTGGCAGCGGTATCCTAGGATGAAGGAGGAGGTGGCATCGGACACAGGTGTGGAGGACCCTCAGAAGGAAGATGATAACTTGTACTACGGGCTGCCGGATGGGCCTGAGGACCCCCTCCCCGACAAGGAACTGGGGTTTGAGCCCGACAGCCAGAGCTGA
- the BSND gene encoding barttin isoform X2, whose amino-acid sequence MAEEKTFRIGFIVLGLFLLALGTFLMSHDRPQVYGTFYAMGGAMVIGGVLWSMCQCYPKIAFVPADSEFQGTLSPKALGLLENKLGTEMKSPQPPYVRLWEDAAYDQSLPNFSHIQMKVMGYREDPRPLLAPEPGQLQLGASDGGGGSPVNSQAWVESAVVVHRSSDEDKGERIPAESSPPACPPGPAPLASFQEDLDVGSSKGSSPSPTPPNGEEPRLPPPDPWACRCQLDRFHDFALIDSATSGDVLPEGPQQEMVLHRYWQRYPRMKEEVASDTGVEDPQKEDDNLYYGLPDGPEDPLPDKELGFEPDSQS is encoded by the exons ATGGCTGAGGAGAAGACTTTCCGCATCGGCTTCATTGTGCTGGGGCTCTTCCTGCTGGCCCTTGGGACATTTCTCATGAGCCACGACCGGCCCCAGGTCTACGGCACATTCTATGCTATGGGCGGCGCCATGGTGATCGGGGGCGTCCTCTGGAGCATGTGCCAGTGCTACCCTAAG ATTGCCTTTGTACCCGCTGACTCTGAATTCCAAGGCACCCTGTCCCCGAAGGCACTGGGGCTGCTGGAAAACAAGCTCGGCACCGAGATGAAGAG cccccagcccccataCGTCAGGCTGTGGGAGGACGCTGCCTATGATCAGAGCCTGCCCAACTTCAGCCACATCCAGATGAAGGTCATGGGCTACAGGGAGGACCCTCGCCCCCTCCTGGCCCCTGAGCCAGGGCAGCTGCAGCTGGGAGCCAGCGATGGAGGAGGAGGCAGCCCTGTCAACTCTCAGGCCTGGGTGGAGTCCGCTGTGGTTGTCCACCGGAGCTCGGACGAGGACAAGGGAGAGAGAATCCCAGCTGAAAGCAG CCCCCCGGCCTGTCCCCCGGGCCCTGCACCCTTGGCCTCCTTCCAAGAAGACCTGGACGTGGGCTCCAGCAAGGGCAGTAGCCCCAGCCCAACTCCACCCAACGGGGAGGAGCCTCGCCTGCCACCACCAGATCCCTGGGCCTGCAGGTGCCAGCTGGAccgcttccatgactttgccctgATTGACTCAGCCACATCAGGGGACGTGCTGCCAGAGGGGCCACAGCAGGAGATGGTCCTGCACAGGTACTGGCAGCGGTATCCTAGGATGAAGGAGGAGGTGGCATCGGACACAGGTGTGGAGGACCCTCAGAAGGAAGATGATAACTTGTACTACGGGCTGCCGGATGGGCCTGAGGACCCCCTCCCCGACAAGGAACTGGGGTTTGAGCCCGACAGCCAGAGCTGA